TCCCGAGTTATATTTGGACCATGGTTGGATTATGATATCCGgatcaattattattatttaaaaaaaaaaaagaaaaaaaaaagggaagggAAGACAATAACATTTTCAAAGAGATAGTGGGATGTACTGAGTGTGATAGCATTAGagagaagctataaagaatGTGATAGATACACCGTCATAGCAATAAAGGTAAGCTAATAACGtgatgaatcaaaattataCCTCTGTTTCTTTTCCGCATTACAATAATAACTTTATGATTGTTCATCGTGAAAAACAGTAATTACTTACCAAAAAATTATTCATGACAACTGTGATGTTCAATTAGTAGTTAGCAATATATAGTTACGTGCCTAGATAGGTGCTTATGGGTGTCATTATTGTGTTATTGATGAGTGGTGAGACACAGCCTGCAATGAAACTAAAGAGAGAGCGTGCACCCATCGAATGCCACATTTtactaattattattttaatacaCAAAAGCCAACACTTTACAACACCAACAACGAAATTGGGAATACTCCAAATCTTGAGTGTTGTTTTGCTGTTTGTAGTTATTATTGATTGATTGAAACATctgatattatttatttgataattGCATCACATACAAGTATATATACAACACATGGAAAAGAACAAGCTAATAAGGTAAGTGTTTTCATGTGCACACTGATGGCTGGGACCAAAATATTGCCTACTCAATAATTGAAAGAAGCTAAGCATTGAACACGTTGGGTAAGTAAAATTTTATGCATAGTTAATGAGGAATTTGGTAACTAAGGTATATAATGGTTAGTTAATGTGTGTGAATGGACGAAATAGTAGTCTCACATTCACATGGGGGCACGTGCTaccttgcttcaagaatcaagacTCAAGAGTCAACCAAACGGTCTCTTCCATTCCATGGTCTACCCTCTTGTTCATTATtcaattcttttattttattataaaacagaCAAATTAACAATGCTGCCTCAAAATAACCCCAGCCGTTGGAAATTGGAATCACTCATCAGATGAGACGACACATTTTTGTGAAAAACAATACATATTCAATCTTGAATGCATAGCTAGCAATATAGTTTGTTCAAATGTTACCTTTTGGttccataaaaataattaaataaaaaaaaatggtgCTTTAGTTTTGggctcctctctttcctcttttaTTTGCGAGAACTGTTTTGCCTGTCCCCTTCACTTGATACACGAACTTGACCCTTTCAAATCATTGTACATATTGAAAGGTCAAGTTCATGATTTTATCTTTTCGGCCCATCCATTATCATCACTTTATTTCGTTTACTAATTATACAATTTCAGACAAATATAACTATCACTAGTCTTTTCATTATCCATAAGTATTGCCTTTGAAATAAGGTTTAGTAATAATAAGTATTTCCAGAAATAATAAGgggtaaaaaaagaaaaagcataaTGGGAAGTACAATATGAAAAACGGGTGAGAAGTGAGAAGTCCTTGGAATTTAGAACCTCTCACTCATAACGTCAGTCACTGTGTCACGCTCATATCCAAAGTacaaaacagaatcaaaacaaaacaaaacaaaacgcCACGTTGTCAGCATTGGACTATCTATATGTAtcttactaataattaatgaaaaatatCATACTATATGTAAAATCATATGATATTTATACCATTATATGTGAATAAAGCGTAAAGGGTAAGTCCTTGtaataaagaaagaaatgagAATGTGGAAACAAAATAGGAATGCTCCAAATTGAAATCACAATCAGTATCGATATGATTATGATACATAGGTCTGCAAAATTAACGGTGGTATAAATATGAATATGGTTGTGGAGCCTACAATTCCAATTCCAACCATACCCTACTCATTGGTCACTGCTCAGGGTCCCATTGCCTTCTTCTAACGGTGCTCCTTCCCTCTTCACACCAGTTTTCTCAGTTTTGCAGACCTTGAAAATACTCATCTCCTACCCATTATAATACAAATATCTATGGCCCCAGAAGACATAACACCAACACTGTCACACTCACACTCACACACATACACATAATTACATAAATAACATAACAAGAAGATtcatacaatattcaaatcTAGGGTGTGAAAAGGGTTCTTTTTAAGATTTAACAAGGCAGATAGAGTACTACTGAGACAACattttagttattatatatatataaatatataaacaaattaaaatcataaaatggCGTGGTTATCAAAAAACAGCTAGTGTTTCTGAACCCTCAAGACTTGTTCTCCATCTCCCACACTCCTTCTGAGCAAAAAGGTACGAGCTTTTTGCCTTCATTTTCAACAAgttctatcttttcttctttttctaaaaaTGGGCTCTTCCCCGCAAACACTTTGACGCAATAATTTCTGCACTTCACATCACGGGTCACTCATAACACATTCATATGTCTCGCTAGTTTTTCAAGGCGTGTCTGCGTTTTTAAAGCCTTCCATTCATAGGTGGTGATCTATTTTAACCTTCAATgatcaattatatttaataatatatatttgtatttatttatggGTGATTTTCCTTTTTACCTCTTATGATGAtgtttttttctaaattttcttAGGTGAGTTGTTGGAGTTCGTTATTGACACTGTCCACACTTCACAGTGCATATGAATTGGATAAGTCTTAATGGTTATAAGTTAATGATCCTTCCTTATTTGTTCAAAGAGCCAGAACAGTGAATCTGCGACACTGTGTTTCAGCTTGGCATCCACGTAAGTATTCAGATCTGAATCACTAtgcaattttatgattttatcaACTCAATCTCTAAAATAAGTTTGGACATTATGCcatctcctcctcctcctcctcctccttctttgattttaaaatttggttaAAGAATTACTTAGCAAATTCTGTGTTATTTTTGAGTCTGCTGCATAAAACAGGCACgttattttcttttatgttCAAAATCTTTCTGTGAAGTTTTCCATGTTGGCAATTGCTACTTAAAATGGTTAAAATGGTTAGAGCTATGTGTGATTTGAGAAATAAAGTTTTTGTTTCTTCATATTAGTTTTTCTTTTGTGTATGTAAAATTCGAGATCTATAACTTAGAATAGAGGTTGTGGCTAACGAATATAATCCTGATTTTCAGAGGGTGTTTGTAAAATTTGTTTGCTTGCATGGTTGGATTTGATATCTTTGATAACTTGGGGAATGATGGATATTGAAGAAGAGAGCCCCATGTCTGGGTCCTTAAAAGCCATGACTCTAAGGAATATGTCATCTTCATCTTCAGCATTCTTTTCAGCAAACCAGTCACCCTTCTTCTCTCCAAGATCACCATCACTCATACCTGATGCTGCTCCAGGTCCAAGTAATAGGGTGGTTCATTTGGATGCTGCTTCCCCTAGCACCAGTTCCATCATTCAAGAACCAAAGTTTGATGTAAATGTTGGATGCACCTTCCCAGATGCATCTGGTAACTCAGGTGATTTGCAAAAACTTGATCGGATATCTTCCTCAGTTGGCAAATCTAGCAGTAGCATATCTAGTTCATGCTATCACCGGGATGATCGATATTTTgcaaagaaagagagaagagataagAAAGATAGATGTCATAGAACTTCATCCATTCCAGATTCTACATCATGTTCTTCTTATAGATTAAGGAATTGTGATGTTTTCATTGGATTACATGGCTCAAAACCTCCTTTTGTAAGATTTGTTAATTGGCTTCGTGCTGAATTAGAACTTCAAGGAATCAGTTGCTTTGTATCAGACAGGGCTCGATGTAGGAGCTCTCGCAAACTTGGCATTGTGGAGAGAGCCATGAATGCTGCTTCTTTTGGGATAGTGATTATAACAAACAAGTCTTTCAAGAATCCTTACACTATTGAGGAGCTGCATTTCTTTTCTAGCAAGAAGAATTTGGTTCCAATATACTTTGATTTGAGTCCAGCCGATTGTCTTGTCCGGGACATAATTGAAAAGAGGGGTGAGCTGTGGGAAAAACATGGAGGTGAACTTTGGCTTATGTATGAAGGATTGGAACAGGAGTGGCGAGATGCCGTGCACGGCCTCTCTCGGGTTGATGAACCGAAACTGGAAGCGCAGGATGGAAACTGGAGAGATTGCATACTCAGAGCTGTCACATTAATAGCAATGAGGTTGGGTAGGAGAAGTGTTGGTGAGAATTTGACTAAGTGgagagaaaaaatagaaaaagaggAGTTCCCTTTCACCAGAAATGAGAGTTTTATTGGGAGAAAGAAAGAGCTTTCAGAACTGGAGTTTATGCTTTTTGGAGATGTCTCTGGAGATGCAGAGAAGGACTACATTGAACTTAAGGCTAAACCAAGAAGAAAGAATGTGACAATTGGTTGGGGCAAGAGTAATATGCTAGATGAAAGGGAAAAGCATGCAGGAAATGGCTGCAAGAAACAGAAAGAGCCAGTTGTATGGAAGGAGTCAGAGAAAGAGATTGAAATGCAGCACTACCATTCAAGGCTCAAGCGTGGAAAGTATGCTAGAAGGAAAAGGGGAAGGAATATGTTGTGTGGGAAAGGTATTGCATGTGTTTCAGGGGATGCAGGAATTGGTAAAACAGAACTCATTCTTGAATTTGCTTACAGATTTCATCAGAGATACAAGATGATTTTATGGATAGGAGGGGAAGGCAGATATATAAGGCAAAACTACCTTAACCTCAGGTCTTTTTTGGAAGTTGATGTGGGAATTGAGAACAGTTTGGATAAAAATAGGATCAAAGGCTTTGAAGAGCAGGAGATCACAGCGATTTCTAGAGTTCGAAAAGAGCTGATGAGGAACATTCCATATCTTGTGATAATTGATAACTTGGAGAGCGAAAAAGATTGGTGGGATCACAAACTTGCTGTCATGGATCTTCTCCCTCGCTTTGGTGGCGAAACACATGTGATCATATCGACACGCCTTCCTTGCATCATGAACTTGGAACCTTTGAAGCTCTCATACTTATCAGGAGTTGAAGCATTGTCTCTAATGCTAGGTATTGGCAAGGACTATCCAGTTACAGAGGTTGATGCTCTGAGGACTATTGAGGAGAAACTTGGAAGATTAACATTAGGCCTTGCCATTGTGAGTGCAATTTTGTCTGAACTACCAATAACCCCAACCAGGCTTCTAGAAACCATAAACAGAATGCCTCTGAAGGAAATGTCTTGGAGCGGAAAAGAAGACCGGTGGTGGAGGAAGAACACATTTCTTGTGCAGCTTTTCGAAGTTTGTTTCTCCATTTTTGATCATGCAGATGGCCCAAGAAGCTTGGCAACCAGAATGGTGCTGGCAAGTGGATGGTTTGCTCCTGGTGCAATTCCAGTTTCCTTATTGGCAGTAGCAGCTAACAAGATACCAGAAAAGTGCCAGGGCAGATGCTTGTTTAGAAAGTTACTCCAAGCCTTAACTTGTGGATTCACATCCTCATACATCAAAAAATCAGAATTAGAAGCATCTTCTTTGCTGTTAAGATTTAGCATTGCAAGAAGTAGCACTAAGGAAGGTTACATCCAATTCAATGAGCTCATCAAAGTATATGCCAGGAAAAGAGATGTTCCTGGAGCTGCACAAGCAATGATTCAAGCTGTCATCATTCAAGGATCAATAGCACAAACTCTTGACCATTTATGGGCTGCTTGTTTTCTGTTATTTGGATTCGGCCGCGATCCGGTAGTTGTTGAGCTCAAGGTGTCTGAGCTTTTATATCTTGTCAAAAGAATGGTTCTGCCTCTTGCCATTCACACATTCATCACTTATTCTCGCTGCACGGCGGCTCTTGAGCTTCTCCGGCTCTGCACCAATGCCTTGGAAGCCGCGGACCAAGCATTCGTTACCCCGGTGGACAAGTGCCTCCAGAAATCGCTTTGTTGGAGGTCTGTCCAGACTAATGCTCAGTTGAATCCTTCTCTTTGGGAAGAACTGGCTTTGTGTAGAGCCACTGTTCTTGAAACTAGAGCTAAGCTAATGCTAAGAGGTGCTCAGTTTGATATTGGAGAGGATCTAATCAAGAAGGCTGTTTTCATCAGAACTTCAATTTGTGGTGAGCATCATCCAGATACTATATCTGCTCGTGAAACATTAAGAAAACTCCCCAGGCTTATTTCTAATGTCCAAGTTCATGCTTCAACTACTTAGATTTTGTACCTTGTAACAAAGGAATAGGAAAAATCTACCTCTATATTTTATACACAGACCATTtctaataaatcaaaacttaccatactcttccattcaACATTACTCCATACTCAGTAACCCTTTCTtagtttgttatttattttccaCTGCTAGACTAATGGTAACATAGGTCAAATTAttgcttttttgttttgatGTGGATGTCTGAGTCATTGACATGCACAATCTGGCAAGTGGTTGAATGAACAATCACAATCACATTAAGGTAGCTATCATGTTTGAATTATCAATCTGATGAGGACACCGCTCAAGGCTttagaatcatgcaagatttcAATTCTATCTAGGTACATGTACAAGAAGCCCTTTTTGATTTAGATAAATTCAAAGAAATGACAAGCTATATAACATGTAGTGAACTGGCTGATTGTACTTGTGtcgataaaataaaaataaaaacaaaaataattatgtatACCCAAACCCAAAGAGTTCCATGCGTgttcctttttgttttttgttttttttccaATGAAAAGCTAAACTAAATGGCACTATGCATGTTTCTTTACCAACTAGGAACAGTGAATATGAACAGGGGAGGCTGTTACTATTAAAATATGGAAACCTCGGAAAGTACGTTGGAGCGGTTCAATCATATAATTAATGAGCTACTGTGGACTGTACAGTAAAAATGCATCGCAAATTCGCAATTGATTTTGTCTCTGTCCTTTTCagtattgaaaaaataaaattttaatatgtttaGACTGACGGtggaaaattaaaataattgccCCCACGCAGGATCGAACTACGGACCTTCAGTTTACAAGACTGACgctctaccactgagctataaggGCTGATTGATAAAACTATTAACTAAAAGTTAAATAATCATTATATCATCACCCGTGTCCGTGTATGTTGCCAGCTTATAAGAATTAACTAATGTGCCTCGGGTTTTAAACATACTGTTTCATCATGTCAATCAAATGACATGTAAAATCTTATGGGTTTAATCATTTATGGATGCAGCAATCTATATCTAGAAGATGTTAACATCATGAGTTCATGAATTACACACCATTACGAGATTTTTGTCATCGCTAAAGCATGAACATGATATGCACCATCATGCAAAGAACTTCAACTTCCCTCGAGTGCTCCATCTAAGTGTTGGAGATGATCGACTGAGCTGGGTGCAGGGAGTGATAGATGTATCGTTTTCACTCTTCACTCACAAAAgtaatatgttcttgatgttctaCATAATAGCGTATTATATCAATTTGCAAACGAATACATGAAAGTGTCTTATCTTAATTTTGCTTACCTGATAACATTTATATTCCCTTTAAGAAAGATTATTTAGTTTCTCTACTGCAAGAAATTCCAATTCAATATCGCTGAGAAGGATATATAGCTATATTCAAATGAGATAAAAGCAACATAACGAGAATCCTACAACAGTGATAGACATTACGAGTAAACGAAAAGTATATTCACTTCTCTGTTCTGTAATTAAGTTGTCTCCAAGAATAAGCTCTGTGAATCATATAAATTCTATTTACAACAGTTCACCGTTCCATTTGGTCTGCGGAT
The genomic region above belongs to Arachis stenosperma cultivar V10309 chromosome 5, arast.V10309.gnm1.PFL2, whole genome shotgun sequence and contains:
- the LOC130979971 gene encoding uncharacterized protein LOC130979971, whose product is MMDIEEESPMSGSLKAMTLRNMSSSSSAFFSANQSPFFSPRSPSLIPDAAPGPSNRVVHLDAASPSTSSIIQEPKFDVNVGCTFPDASGNSGDLQKLDRISSSVGKSSSSISSSCYHRDDRYFAKKERRDKKDRCHRTSSIPDSTSCSSYRLRNCDVFIGLHGSKPPFVRFVNWLRAELELQGISCFVSDRARCRSSRKLGIVERAMNAASFGIVIITNKSFKNPYTIEELHFFSSKKNLVPIYFDLSPADCLVRDIIEKRGELWEKHGGELWLMYEGLEQEWRDAVHGLSRVDEPKLEAQDGNWRDCILRAVTLIAMRLGRRSVGENLTKWREKIEKEEFPFTRNESFIGRKKELSELEFMLFGDVSGDAEKDYIELKAKPRRKNVTIGWGKSNMLDEREKHAGNGCKKQKEPVVWKESEKEIEMQHYHSRLKRGKYARRKRGRNMLCGKGIACVSGDAGIGKTELILEFAYRFHQRYKMILWIGGEGRYIRQNYLNLRSFLEVDVGIENSLDKNRIKGFEEQEITAISRVRKELMRNIPYLVIIDNLESEKDWWDHKLAVMDLLPRFGGETHVIISTRLPCIMNLEPLKLSYLSGVEALSLMLGIGKDYPVTEVDALRTIEEKLGRLTLGLAIVSAILSELPITPTRLLETINRMPLKEMSWSGKEDRWWRKNTFLVQLFEVCFSIFDHADGPRSLATRMVLASGWFAPGAIPVSLLAVAANKIPEKCQGRCLFRKLLQALTCGFTSSYIKKSELEASSLLLRFSIARSSTKEGYIQFNELIKVYARKRDVPGAAQAMIQAVIIQGSIAQTLDHLWAACFLLFGFGRDPVVVELKVSELLYLVKRMVLPLAIHTFITYSRCTAALELLRLCTNALEAADQAFVTPVDKCLQKSLCWRSVQTNAQLNPSLWEELALCRATVLETRAKLMLRGAQFDIGEDLIKKAVFIRTSICGEHHPDTISARETLRKLPRLISNVQVHASTT